From one Rosa rugosa chromosome 4, drRosRugo1.1, whole genome shotgun sequence genomic stretch:
- the LOC133706949 gene encoding uncharacterized protein LOC133706949 isoform X1: protein MSSDLFVDDASLYRHSYETDLLSDPFSPFSDSALDILQAISDHRNVQNPVEDQPHSFEQSSPNPVSSSPPSYQSGSLSLYQATHLGPLENGPSLGDALGNFSALDILGEVKTEQCHVGFDQNAHNYNTQHAFSPHSYSGGAENVAKFMQRSYSSNSFDGKPGFVFQPRFDSLMESPNFQNQAASLSSPESSYLTSQMRRVSSTGDLQNFKTARNPRESSAMEEAGSFKMGKYSAEERKERISKYRAKRSQRNFNKTIKYACRKTLADNRPRIRGRFARNDETGEILKPACSTREEDEDDLWIEGLNVEEELGDGTVRGGQQCMNNNFGPPQFQYYGYYH, encoded by the exons ATGTCTTCTGATCTCTTTGTTGACGATGCCTCCTTGTACCGCCATTCCTATGAAACAGACCTCTTGTCTGACCCCTTCTCTCCTTTCTCAGACTCAGCTCTTGACATCCTTCAAGCAATCTCTGACCACCGAAACGTACAAAACCCAGTTGAGGATCAGCCTCATTCTTTTGAGCAAAGCTCCCCAAATCCTGTTTCTTCTTCACCCCCAAGTTATCAATCGGGAAGTTTGAGCCTTTACCAAGCAACCCATCTGGGCCCTCTTGAAAATGGTCCCAGTTTGGGAGATGCCTTGGGAAATTTCTCAGCTTTGGACATTTTAGGGGAGGTGAAAACTGAGCAATGTCATGTGGGTTTTGACCAGAATGCTCATAATTACAACACCCAACACGCTTTTTCTCCTCACAGTTACAGTGGTGGTGCTGAAAATGTGGCCAAATTTATGCAGAGGAGCTATAGCAGCAACTCCTTTGACGGAAAGCCTGGCTTTGTTTTCCAACCTCGCTTCGATTCTCTCATGGAATCCCCAAATTTTCAGAACCAAGCAGCCTCCTTGAGCTCACCTGAGAGCAGCTACTTGACAAGTCAAATGAGAAGGGTTTCCAGCACTGGAGATTTACAA AATTTCAAAACTGCTCGTAATCCTCGAGAGAGCTCGGCCATGGAGGAAGCTGGGAGCTTCAAGATGGGGAAGTACAGTGCAGAGGAGAGAAAAGAGAGGATTTCAAAGTACAGAGCTAAGAGATCACAGAGAAACTTCAACAAGACTATCAAG TATGCATGCCGAAAGACACTAGCAGACAACCGTCCACGCATACGTGGAAGATTTGCGCGAAATGATGAAACTGGTGAGATCCTCAAACCTGCATGTTCAACCAGAGAAGAGGACGAAGATGATCTCTGG ATTGAAGGGTTGAATGTAGAAGAGGAATTAGGGGATGGGACAGTAAGAGGAGGACAGCAGTGTATGAACAACAACTTTGGACCTCCGCAGTTCCAGTACTATGGCTATTATCATTGA
- the LOC133706949 gene encoding zinc finger protein CONSTANS isoform X2 produces MSSDLFVDDASLYRHSYETDLLSDPFSPFSDSALDILQAISDHRNVQNPVEDQPHSFEQSSPNPVSSSPPSYQSGSLSLYQATHLGPLENGPSLGDALGNFSALDILGEVKTEQCHVGFDQNAHNYNTQHAFSPHSYSGGAENVAKFMQRSYSSNSFDGKPGFVFQPRFDSLMESPNFQNQAASLSSPESSYLTSQMRRVSSTGDLQNFKTARNPRESSAMEEAGSFKMGKYSAEERKERISKYRAKRSQRNFNKTIKYACRKTLADNRPRIRGRFARNDETD; encoded by the exons ATGTCTTCTGATCTCTTTGTTGACGATGCCTCCTTGTACCGCCATTCCTATGAAACAGACCTCTTGTCTGACCCCTTCTCTCCTTTCTCAGACTCAGCTCTTGACATCCTTCAAGCAATCTCTGACCACCGAAACGTACAAAACCCAGTTGAGGATCAGCCTCATTCTTTTGAGCAAAGCTCCCCAAATCCTGTTTCTTCTTCACCCCCAAGTTATCAATCGGGAAGTTTGAGCCTTTACCAAGCAACCCATCTGGGCCCTCTTGAAAATGGTCCCAGTTTGGGAGATGCCTTGGGAAATTTCTCAGCTTTGGACATTTTAGGGGAGGTGAAAACTGAGCAATGTCATGTGGGTTTTGACCAGAATGCTCATAATTACAACACCCAACACGCTTTTTCTCCTCACAGTTACAGTGGTGGTGCTGAAAATGTGGCCAAATTTATGCAGAGGAGCTATAGCAGCAACTCCTTTGACGGAAAGCCTGGCTTTGTTTTCCAACCTCGCTTCGATTCTCTCATGGAATCCCCAAATTTTCAGAACCAAGCAGCCTCCTTGAGCTCACCTGAGAGCAGCTACTTGACAAGTCAAATGAGAAGGGTTTCCAGCACTGGAGATTTACAA AATTTCAAAACTGCTCGTAATCCTCGAGAGAGCTCGGCCATGGAGGAAGCTGGGAGCTTCAAGATGGGGAAGTACAGTGCAGAGGAGAGAAAAGAGAGGATTTCAAAGTACAGAGCTAAGAGATCACAGAGAAACTTCAACAAGACTATCAAG TATGCATGCCGAAAGACACTAGCAGACAACCGTCCACGCATACGTGGAAGATTTGCGCGAAATGATGAAACTG ATTGA
- the LOC133744161 gene encoding uncharacterized protein LOC133744161, protein MAASQANMEKMQVRQNYRNLWHSDLMGTIQADTRYCCFSFFCAPCASYLLRKRALYNDMSRYVCCAGYMPCSGRCGESKCPEFCLATEVFLCFGNSVASTRFLLQDEFNIQTTQCDNCIIGFMVCLQQVACIFSIVAMLVGSEEISEASQLLNCLADVVYCSVCACMQTQHKIEMDKRDGMFGPQPMAVPQFQQMSRIDQQIPPNVGYPPQPVYGQPYGYPPPPQAQGYPPAGYPPPGYPPSR, encoded by the exons ATGGCGGCGTCTCAGGCGAACATGGAGAAGATGCAGGTCCGCCAGAATTACCGCAATCTCTGGCACTCTGACCTCATGGGAACCATTCAGGCCGATACTCGCT ATTGCTGCTTCTCGTTTTTTTG TGCACCGTGTGCATCATACTTGCTCCGGAAAAGAGCTCTTTACAATGACATGTCAAG ATATGTATGCTGTGCTGGTTATATGCCCTGCAGTGGTAGATGTGGGGAAAGTAAATGCCCTGAATTTTGCCTGGCCACTGAG GTGTTTTTGTGCTTTGGGAATTCCGTGGCTTCAACTCGCTTTCTGTTGCAAGATGAATTTAATATTCAGACCACGCAGTGTGATAATTGCATCATT GGTTTCATGGTCTGCCTACAACAAGTTGCATGTATTTTCTCCATAGTTGCAATGCTAGTTGGAAGTGAAGAAATCTCAGAGGCGTCTCAGTTATTGAACTGTTTGGCTGACGTGGTGTACTGCAG TGTGTGTGCATGTATGCAGACACAACACAAGATTGAAATGGATAAGCGTGATGGCATGTTTGGACCCCAACCAATGGCAGTACCTCAGTTTCAGCAGATGTCTCGCATTGATCAACAAATTCCTCCCAATGTCGGATATCCTCCTCAACCAGTATACGGGCAACCCTATGGGTATCCACCTCCTCCTCAGGCTCAAGGCTATCCTCCAGCTGGATACCCTCCACCTGGTTATCCACCTTCTAGGTGA